Proteins from one Leptospira bourretii genomic window:
- a CDS encoding LIC_12097 family sensor histidine kinase: MPENSQNKDTSSVEKVAEKARELEAIYDVVQDPLVLIDSDFQIQRANLATILFAKNNKYDELLDRKCYEVLYQRTDICPYCPKINVKSKEKNQTYSTPITREIFFRSEDKKQTLLLEFYPYPKQEDLFWMVEKISDVTKQRDKEEESFRMRNLASLGILISGIAHELNNPLTGISLTLQNLKANWQNQPPEQIEKRLDMIKNDVSRAAIIVSDIISFAKTDKVKVTLGDIVETINRAKDTVIRLYPHLSKNIVWRISCDHDYQFPFHPGKMERLFMNLFRNSLQAFDYRPGEISIEIRKTKNWLHIIVEDNAGGIPDSIIQKIFDPFFTSNKSGTGTGLGLSICHSIVKEHDGNISVKSSEQKTRFTISFPLTNDITEQNP; this comes from the coding sequence TTGCCTGAAAATTCACAAAACAAAGATACATCCTCAGTTGAAAAAGTTGCGGAAAAAGCACGCGAACTTGAAGCGATTTATGATGTAGTACAAGATCCTCTGGTGCTAATCGATTCCGATTTCCAAATCCAAAGAGCCAATCTTGCGACCATCCTCTTTGCCAAAAACAACAAATACGATGAACTACTTGATCGTAAATGTTACGAAGTTTTGTACCAAAGAACAGACATTTGTCCTTATTGCCCAAAAATCAATGTAAAGTCAAAAGAAAAAAATCAGACCTACTCGACTCCCATCACTCGTGAGATTTTTTTTCGTTCGGAAGATAAAAAACAAACTCTGCTTTTGGAATTTTACCCCTACCCCAAACAAGAAGATCTTTTTTGGATGGTTGAAAAAATTTCAGATGTGACCAAACAAAGAGACAAAGAAGAAGAGTCGTTTCGGATGCGTAACCTTGCTTCTCTTGGAATTTTGATTTCTGGAATCGCTCACGAGTTAAACAACCCACTAACAGGAATTAGTCTTACTCTCCAAAACTTAAAAGCAAATTGGCAAAACCAACCACCAGAACAAATTGAAAAACGTTTAGATATGATTAAAAACGATGTATCCCGGGCTGCCATCATTGTTTCCGATATCATTTCTTTTGCGAAAACGGATAAAGTAAAAGTCACACTGGGAGATATTGTCGAAACCATCAACCGTGCCAAAGATACAGTGATTCGTTTGTATCCCCATTTAAGTAAAAACATTGTTTGGCGAATCTCTTGCGACCATGACTATCAGTTTCCATTCCATCCAGGAAAAATGGAACGTTTGTTTATGAATTTATTTAGGAACTCACTCCAAGCCTTTGACTATCGACCAGGCGAAATCTCAATAGAAATCAGAAAAACAAAAAACTGGTTACATATCATAGTGGAAGATAACGCAGGAGGAATCCCGGATTCAATCATCCAAAAAATATTTGATCCATTTTTTACTAGCAATAAATCGGGAACGGGAACGGGACTTGGTTTATCAATTTGTCACTCCATAGTCAAAGAACATGACGGGAATATATCCGTAAAATCTAGTGAACAAAAAACACGTTTTACGATTTCCTTCCCTCTCACAAACGATATCACGGAGCAAAATCCATGA
- the gap gene encoding type I glyceraldehyde-3-phosphate dehydrogenase, which translates to MVKIAINGFGRIGRLVLRSGIKDPNLEFVAINDLVTPDNLSYLFKYDSTHGRFDGEVSHTDNEIIIDGKKVKTFSERDPEKLPWKELGVDFVIESTGLFTDRVGAEKHIKAGAKKVVISAPAKDKDIPTFVMGVNHEKYDSAKDNVVSNASCTTNCLAPITKVVLDNFGIVEGLMTTIHAMTATQPTVDGPSKKDFRGGRGAAQNIIPASTGAAKAVGLCIPEVNGKLTGMSFRVPTPDVSVVDLTVRTEKPTTLAEIKKKMKEASEGSMKGILGYTEDMVVSNDFLGDIRSSIFDADACIELSSTFFKLVSWYDNEMGYSNRVLDLVRYMAKKG; encoded by the coding sequence ATGGTAAAAATCGCAATCAATGGTTTTGGTCGCATTGGACGACTTGTACTTCGATCCGGAATCAAAGATCCCAATTTAGAATTTGTCGCAATCAACGACCTTGTCACGCCAGACAACCTTTCTTATCTTTTCAAATATGACTCTACTCACGGTCGATTCGACGGTGAAGTTTCTCACACAGACAACGAAATCATTATCGATGGCAAAAAAGTAAAAACTTTCTCGGAAAGAGATCCAGAAAAACTCCCATGGAAAGAACTAGGAGTGGACTTTGTGATCGAATCTACTGGTCTTTTCACTGACCGAGTGGGTGCTGAAAAACACATCAAAGCTGGTGCCAAAAAAGTAGTTATCTCTGCTCCTGCAAAAGACAAAGACATCCCTACTTTTGTAATGGGTGTAAACCATGAAAAATATGATTCTGCAAAAGACAATGTGGTCTCTAACGCATCTTGTACAACAAACTGTCTAGCTCCGATCACAAAAGTGGTTCTTGACAACTTTGGAATCGTAGAAGGACTCATGACTACCATCCACGCGATGACTGCAACCCAACCAACCGTTGACGGACCTTCTAAAAAGGACTTCCGTGGTGGTCGTGGGGCTGCGCAAAACATCATCCCTGCATCAACTGGTGCTGCGAAAGCGGTAGGACTTTGTATCCCAGAAGTGAACGGAAAACTCACTGGTATGAGTTTCCGAGTTCCGACACCGGATGTTTCAGTTGTGGACTTAACGGTTCGCACAGAAAAACCAACAACACTTGCAGAAATCAAAAAGAAAATGAAAGAAGCAAGTGAAGGTTCCATGAAAGGAATCCTTGGTTACACGGAAGATATGGTAGTTTCTAACGACTTCCTGGGAGACATTCGTTCTTCTATCTTTGATGCCGATGCTTGTATTGAACTTAGCTCCACTTTTTTCAAACTTGTTTCTTGGTATGACAATGAAATGGGATACTCTAACCGAGTGTTAGATCTCGTACGTTACATGGCAAAAAAAGGCTAA
- the ybeY gene encoding rRNA maturation RNase YbeY, translating to MNSSLKVLTHWNDQCESNTEILSDLVLVNCELILKHISPSFLQVLELEILLVDDPVMKEINLERRGLNKTTDVLSFPLYSESPPIPFQILGEVVISMDTCRRQAKEIGHSIIDEFYRLLVHGILHLFGYDHETGEEDAIRMRAKEDECLELVFER from the coding sequence ATGAATTCCTCTTTAAAAGTTTTGACCCATTGGAATGACCAATGTGAGTCGAATACAGAAATTTTATCGGATCTTGTTTTAGTAAATTGTGAATTGATTTTAAAACATATAAGTCCAAGTTTTTTACAAGTTTTAGAACTAGAGATTTTACTTGTAGATGATCCAGTGATGAAAGAAATTAATTTAGAAAGAAGGGGACTAAACAAAACAACAGATGTTTTGTCCTTTCCTCTCTATTCAGAATCTCCACCCATTCCTTTCCAGATTTTAGGCGAAGTTGTGATTTCAATGGATACTTGTCGCAGACAGGCAAAAGAAATCGGTCATTCAATCATTGATGAGTTTTATCGCCTTCTGGTGCATGGAATTTTGCATTTATTTGGTTATGATCATGAAACAGGTGAAGAAGATGCCATCCGGATGCGTGCCAAAGAAGATGAATGTTTGGAATTGGTGTTTGAACGTTAA
- the argS gene encoding arginine--tRNA ligase translates to MNVNQLLKQLVLSQLEKAVDIYLEKNNLSSVKENLKIRIEYSRDEKFGDYSSPFALENKNILNKNPKEIAEAVLAEIQNHSFFEFVSFSPPGFINFRIQTKFLNEYVKSVMFPSVVFAETPKKEKILLEFVSANPTGPMNIVSARSAAYGDALANLLTSLGHTVKREFYVNDYGNQVYLLGVAVLLRIFESKGEPIQFQEEESQDSVIDLVKKRILPKESYRGEYIKDIAIQCLEDASRTKFIFDSVSAEKWDEVIDFLSRYAVEYNLSRQKEDLSLFGVNFDLFFSERSLHEVGDVEKVPTILKKEDVTTIDGKLHFLSTLYGDDKDRVIRREDGRPTYLMADIAYHYNKFTRGFDTLIDIWGPDHYGYIARLKGAVKSFGKADESFRVLIAQQVNLIENKEKVKMSKRLGIFQTMRDLLSYLGKQGRDVGRYFFLMRSSDAPLDFDLDLAKDESDKNPVFYIQYAHARICSIFRELQVPMDLKLLQSGISAEFLKQEERTRLLFWVARLQEEVYDTATSFEPHRLTNYLQSLSKSFTKFYSQKDNRIKDKTGNERDTLLALVLYTKFALESGLKLLGISAPEKMSKEDTE, encoded by the coding sequence ATGAATGTGAATCAATTATTAAAACAACTTGTACTTTCTCAGTTAGAGAAGGCAGTCGATATCTATTTAGAAAAAAATAACCTTAGCTCCGTTAAAGAAAACTTAAAAATTCGTATTGAATATTCTAGAGATGAAAAGTTCGGAGATTATTCTTCTCCTTTTGCTTTAGAAAACAAAAATATATTAAATAAAAATCCCAAAGAAATTGCGGAAGCGGTTTTGGCGGAGATTCAAAATCATTCTTTTTTTGAGTTTGTTAGCTTTTCCCCACCGGGTTTTATTAATTTTCGAATCCAAACAAAGTTTTTGAATGAGTATGTAAAATCTGTTATGTTTCCATCCGTGGTATTTGCAGAGACTCCTAAAAAAGAAAAGATCTTACTTGAATTTGTTTCTGCCAATCCAACAGGACCTATGAATATTGTTTCGGCCAGGTCAGCCGCGTATGGAGATGCCTTGGCAAATTTACTAACAAGTCTTGGTCATACCGTCAAACGAGAGTTCTATGTGAATGATTATGGAAATCAGGTGTATTTACTTGGTGTTGCGGTTTTACTAAGAATATTTGAATCCAAGGGAGAACCAATTCAATTCCAAGAAGAAGAATCTCAGGATTCGGTTATAGATCTTGTCAAAAAAAGAATTCTTCCCAAAGAAAGTTACCGTGGCGAATACATCAAAGACATTGCCATCCAATGTTTGGAAGATGCATCGAGGACAAAATTTATATTTGATTCTGTATCAGCAGAAAAATGGGATGAGGTGATTGATTTCCTTTCTCGTTATGCGGTAGAATACAATTTGAGCCGCCAAAAAGAAGATTTGTCACTCTTTGGTGTGAACTTTGATTTATTCTTTAGCGAACGTAGCCTTCATGAAGTTGGGGATGTAGAAAAGGTTCCTACTATCTTAAAAAAAGAAGATGTTACCACGATTGATGGAAAACTTCATTTCCTTTCTACTCTTTATGGAGATGATAAAGACCGTGTGATTCGAAGAGAAGATGGAAGACCCACTTACTTGATGGCAGACATCGCTTATCATTATAATAAATTCACACGAGGATTTGATACATTAATTGATATTTGGGGGCCGGACCATTATGGATACATCGCTCGTTTGAAAGGTGCGGTGAAATCCTTTGGGAAAGCAGATGAGAGTTTCCGAGTTCTCATTGCCCAACAAGTCAACTTAATCGAAAACAAAGAAAAGGTAAAAATGAGCAAACGTTTGGGAATTTTCCAAACCATGCGCGATCTTTTATCTTATTTAGGAAAACAAGGTAGGGATGTAGGACGTTATTTCTTTTTAATGAGAAGTTCCGATGCTCCCCTTGATTTTGATTTGGATTTAGCAAAAGACGAATCTGATAAAAACCCTGTGTTTTATATCCAATACGCTCATGCAAGGATTTGTTCCATTTTTCGTGAATTACAAGTGCCAATGGATCTTAAACTTCTACAATCTGGCATATCAGCTGAGTTTTTAAAACAAGAGGAACGAACTCGTCTTCTTTTTTGGGTGGCAAGATTACAAGAAGAAGTATATGACACTGCTACAAGTTTTGAACCCCACAGACTTACTAACTATTTACAATCTTTGAGTAAGTCTTTTACAAAGTTTTATTCGCAAAAAGACAATAGGATCAAAGATAAAACTGGAAACGAAAGAGACACCCTCCTTGCACTTGTGCTTTACACGAAGTTTGCTTTAGAAAGTGGACTAAAACTTCTTGGTATTTCTGCACCTGAGAAGATGTCAAAAGAAGACACTGAGTAG
- the recO gene encoding DNA repair protein RecO — MAIRKERGIVIQSRDIGDSDRLISLAGESQSRMNFLSKGIRKSKRRAIITTELGSLVELDYYDQAEKDWKSIKEIHLVKRYDELKSDYLGTLFVLYVTELTSLIYPEGENHPFLFQLLSGSLETSNEQGFQKQILPFFKLRALSHMGHFPTEFYCHTCGEEVLTKSAAYFAVAEREFLCSDCHPIPKDHLPVLKLFHTMLSKKFSNVLGIFPKETEYRDGDLILNQFLRSLFGKELKSYFEFYKSIGYL, encoded by the coding sequence ATGGCCATTCGCAAAGAGAGAGGAATTGTCATCCAGAGTCGAGATATTGGAGATAGCGACAGGCTCATTAGTTTAGCAGGTGAATCACAAAGTAGAATGAATTTCCTGAGCAAAGGAATTCGTAAATCCAAACGTCGTGCCATCATTACAACGGAGCTTGGTTCTCTTGTGGAACTTGATTATTATGATCAAGCGGAAAAAGATTGGAAATCCATCAAAGAAATTCATCTGGTAAAACGTTATGATGAATTGAAGTCGGATTATTTGGGTACACTTTTTGTTTTATATGTAACAGAACTTACTTCGCTCATTTATCCGGAAGGGGAAAACCATCCCTTCCTTTTCCAACTGCTTTCTGGTAGTTTAGAAACCTCGAATGAACAAGGATTTCAAAAACAAATCCTTCCTTTTTTTAAACTACGAGCCCTTTCCCATATGGGCCATTTCCCTACCGAATTCTATTGCCATACTTGTGGGGAAGAGGTCCTTACCAAATCGGCAGCTTATTTTGCGGTCGCTGAGCGTGAATTTTTATGTTCAGATTGCCATCCTATCCCTAAAGATCATTTGCCTGTTTTGAAACTATTTCATACTATGTTATCAAAGAAATTTTCGAATGTATTAGGAATCTTTCCAAAAGAAACGGAATACCGAGATGGGGATTTAATTTTGAATCAATTTCTCCGGTCACTTTTCGGAAAGGAATTAAAATCCTACTTCGAGTTTTACAAGTCAATAGGGTATTTATGA
- a CDS encoding response regulator transcription factor, whose protein sequence is MKQSILIVEDIHSIREAIMDLLSTKFNVFGAEHFEEAVWYLTNEKIDLTITDIRLPGKSGIDLVKLIQKEFPHILYALMTAYNINEYIKFAKDLHIWNIIPKYSFLDIHLIEVMVKKLLSNDIFGIEKYFTGDFKVYSQNINNEFEEAPNNGIIYKQIKSDQDRSILCGKISKNLIQLGAPKAIQQVLEELTSNAMIRAPRTHEGEYKYQFEIPSHDMVVPLDNIQLMPDDYFLIGYGATESTIFIVVRDQFGSLKKEEILHRLDRHISIDESTGFPKGLEDSHGRGLYICREISDQLIFNIEPGVCTETIAMINREGRTGFKSLSIYEVDPSKKTNLDSES, encoded by the coding sequence ATGAAACAATCCATTTTAATTGTGGAAGACATCCATTCCATTCGAGAAGCCATTATGGATTTACTTAGCACCAAATTTAATGTTTTTGGTGCGGAACATTTTGAAGAAGCTGTTTGGTATTTAACAAACGAAAAAATAGATTTAACCATTACGGATATCCGTCTCCCAGGAAAGTCTGGAATTGATTTAGTGAAACTCATCCAAAAAGAATTTCCGCATATATTGTATGCGCTTATGACAGCATACAATATTAATGAATATATTAAATTTGCCAAAGACCTTCATATCTGGAACATCATCCCAAAATATAGTTTTTTAGACATCCACCTAATCGAAGTAATGGTAAAAAAACTTCTTTCAAACGACATCTTTGGAATTGAAAAGTATTTCACGGGAGACTTTAAAGTTTATAGCCAAAACATAAACAATGAATTCGAAGAAGCCCCAAACAACGGAATCATTTACAAACAAATCAAATCGGATCAAGACCGCTCCATTCTTTGCGGAAAAATCTCCAAAAACTTAATCCAATTGGGAGCTCCAAAAGCCATTCAACAAGTGCTAGAGGAACTCACTTCCAATGCAATGATCAGAGCACCACGGACACATGAAGGGGAATACAAATACCAATTTGAAATCCCAAGCCATGATATGGTTGTCCCCCTTGACAATATCCAACTGATGCCAGATGATTATTTTTTAATTGGTTATGGTGCAACGGAAAGCACCATTTTTATTGTGGTTCGTGATCAATTTGGATCACTAAAAAAAGAAGAAATTCTGCACAGACTTGATCGCCATATTAGCATTGATGAATCCACAGGGTTTCCAAAAGGGCTGGAAGATAGTCACGGTCGGGGACTTTATATTTGCAGAGAAATATCCGACCAACTTATCTTTAATATTGAACCCGGTGTCTGTACAGAAACCATTGCGATGATCAATAGAGAAGGAAGGACAGGATTCAAATCTCTTTCCATCTACGAAGTGGATCCATCCAAAAAAACAAATTTGGATTCAGAATCTTAA
- a CDS encoding nicotinamide-nucleotide amidohydrolase family protein, producing MESPYIVIIATGSEITAGRSLDTNSGWMANQLFELGWKVKKFIALPDDPELILSELQNLKELSKTKPVLALMTGGLGPTEDDYTLETVLKLSGKKTYSVEKAKIRLTRVYESRGKQYSDILPTVLRQTHVPEDCKILDNNVGIAVGFVEPIGADSYLVCMPGVPSEMKEMFTRRFTPELKRLYPRENLVQKTKWLWNIGESLYQKDFVEKNRENLFSGVEWGVTANRGYIKCIFQSNDSEKLERIVSELEKQYPKIISDDVFSYVHEELIANQLTIAVGESCTGGLLGKKLTDQPGSSSYFVGGFLTYSNEMKESQLGVSHEILNQFGAVSMETASSMVNGIFEKTKADYCISITGIAGPDGGTDAKPVGTVWIGLKTPDGSVQTHSYIFPGNREGVRENASNTALFLLYQSLKQRNI from the coding sequence ATGGAATCACCCTATATTGTCATTATTGCAACGGGATCTGAGATTACTGCCGGCAGAAGTTTAGATACAAATTCTGGTTGGATGGCAAACCAGTTATTTGAACTGGGTTGGAAAGTAAAAAAGTTTATCGCACTACCAGATGACCCAGAACTCATTTTATCGGAACTGCAAAACTTAAAAGAACTAAGTAAAACAAAACCAGTACTTGCTTTAATGACAGGGGGACTTGGACCAACAGAAGATGATTATACTTTAGAAACTGTTTTGAAGTTAAGTGGAAAAAAAACATATTCAGTGGAAAAAGCAAAGATTCGTTTAACGCGTGTATATGAATCTAGAGGAAAACAATATAGCGATATCCTTCCTACCGTTCTTCGCCAAACTCATGTTCCTGAAGATTGTAAAATTTTAGACAATAATGTTGGAATTGCCGTCGGGTTTGTTGAACCCATTGGTGCAGATTCTTACTTAGTATGTATGCCTGGGGTTCCTTCTGAAATGAAGGAAATGTTTACAAGAAGGTTTACACCGGAACTAAAAAGATTATACCCTCGAGAGAATTTAGTCCAAAAAACAAAATGGTTGTGGAACATTGGTGAATCCCTCTACCAAAAAGATTTTGTAGAAAAGAACAGAGAAAATTTGTTTTCAGGTGTGGAATGGGGAGTTACCGCCAATAGAGGGTATATCAAATGTATCTTCCAGTCGAATGATTCCGAAAAATTAGAAAGAATTGTGAGTGAGTTAGAAAAACAATATCCTAAAATCATTTCAGACGATGTTTTTTCCTATGTTCATGAAGAACTCATTGCCAACCAGCTGACAATCGCCGTGGGAGAGAGTTGTACAGGCGGGCTCCTTGGTAAAAAATTGACCGATCAGCCAGGTTCCAGTTCTTATTTTGTGGGTGGATTTTTGACTTACTCCAATGAGATGAAAGAATCCCAACTTGGTGTTTCCCATGAAATTTTGAACCAGTTTGGAGCGGTCAGTATGGAAACTGCCAGTTCTATGGTGAACGGAATCTTTGAAAAAACGAAAGCAGACTATTGTATCTCCATTACCGGTATCGCAGGACCCGATGGTGGAACCGATGCAAAACCTGTGGGAACAGTATGGATTGGATTAAAAACACCAGATGGTTCGGTTCAAACTCATTCCTATATCTTTCCTGGAAATAGGGAAGGGGTTCGAGAAAACGCAAGTAACACAGCTCTATTTTTATTATACCAGTCTCTCAAACAAAGGAACATATAA
- a CDS encoding phosphoglycerate kinase produces the protein MKLPLLEEQNLKGKRVFVRVDFNVPVENGKATDKTRIEKTLPTLELLISKGAKIILGSHLGRPKGGPEAKYSMKPVFDVLTTLVKTKVSFSDSVIGANVVKMSNELGEGEILLLENLRFHKEEEENEAGFCKELAKLADVYVNDAFGTAHRAHASTEGVAHLLPAFAGLLMRKEIEVLSGLLAKPERPFVAIVGGSKVSSKFAILKNLLEKVDHLLIGGGMAYTFLKSRAVPVGKSLVEPDFESQAFQLIDRAGIQGVDLQIPVDHIIADHFDPNAKTKSVDKMGILDGWMGMDIGPKTIDNYIKAIKEAKTILWNGPMGVFEMDKFSKGTIEIAKAISKSKAKTVVGGGDSIAAVNKAGVADKITHISTGGGASLEFLEGRTLPGVECLLPKEGK, from the coding sequence ATGAAATTACCTCTTCTTGAAGAACAAAATCTAAAAGGAAAACGAGTCTTTGTTCGTGTGGACTTCAATGTCCCTGTGGAAAACGGAAAAGCCACGGACAAAACTCGGATCGAAAAAACCCTTCCCACTTTGGAGTTACTCATCTCCAAAGGGGCAAAGATCATTCTGGGAAGTCACTTAGGTCGCCCGAAAGGTGGCCCTGAGGCAAAGTACTCCATGAAACCTGTGTTTGATGTGCTTACTACACTCGTCAAAACCAAAGTCAGTTTTTCTGACTCTGTGATTGGCGCAAACGTGGTCAAAATGTCGAATGAACTTGGGGAAGGCGAAATCCTCCTTTTAGAAAACCTTCGTTTCCATAAGGAAGAAGAGGAAAATGAGGCTGGTTTCTGTAAGGAACTGGCCAAATTAGCGGATGTCTATGTCAACGATGCTTTTGGAACCGCACACCGTGCGCATGCCTCCACAGAAGGTGTGGCCCACTTGCTCCCGGCGTTTGCAGGACTTTTGATGCGTAAAGAAATTGAAGTCTTAAGTGGCCTTCTTGCCAAACCAGAACGTCCTTTTGTGGCGATTGTGGGTGGATCCAAGGTGAGTTCTAAATTTGCTATTTTAAAGAACCTTCTCGAAAAGGTAGACCACCTCCTCATCGGTGGGGGGATGGCTTATACCTTCCTCAAATCCAGAGCCGTTCCTGTGGGTAAGTCCCTTGTGGAACCAGACTTTGAGTCCCAAGCCTTCCAACTGATTGACAGAGCCGGAATCCAAGGGGTAGACCTCCAAATTCCGGTAGACCATATCATTGCCGATCATTTTGATCCCAATGCCAAAACCAAGTCTGTTGATAAAATGGGAATTTTGGATGGATGGATGGGAATGGACATTGGTCCAAAAACCATCGATAATTACATCAAAGCCATCAAAGAAGCCAAAACCATTCTTTGGAATGGACCGATGGGTGTGTTTGAGATGGACAAATTCTCAAAAGGAACCATTGAGATTGCCAAAGCCATTAGTAAATCCAAAGCCAAAACCGTTGTCGGCGGAGGTGATTCCATCGCTGCCGTGAACAAAGCGGGTGTGGCAGACAAAATCACTCATATTTCCACTGGTGGTGGTGCTTCCTTAGAATTTTTAGAAGGACGCACACTCCCTGGTGTGGAATGTTTACTCCCTAAGGAAGGAAAATAA
- the secG gene encoding preprotein translocase subunit SecG: MGFFAGTILTLFILLSLFLILLVMIQTGKGGSAGMLGGSTASQSVFGASTADVMTKTTRVAAILFIVLSLALSFVFAKKDEVLVPDVEPSLEAPVETDGTPSEVPAPTTP, encoded by the coding sequence ATGGGATTTTTTGCAGGAACCATCCTCACACTTTTTATTCTACTTTCACTCTTTCTCATCCTTCTTGTGATGATCCAAACAGGAAAAGGCGGAAGCGCTGGAATGCTTGGCGGATCTACAGCGAGCCAATCTGTCTTTGGGGCATCCACTGCTGATGTAATGACAAAAACAACAAGAGTGGCAGCCATTCTATTCATCGTTCTTTCTTTGGCCCTATCTTTTGTTTTTGCAAAAAAAGACGAAGTGTTGGTTCCCGATGTAGAACCAAGTTTAGAAGCTCCGGTAGAAACTGATGGAACACCTTCCGAAGTACCGGCTCCTACTACTCCTTAG
- a CDS encoding LIC_12096 family protein, which yields MEHLPKYRLLLLLSFFSLNVSLFAESDISEKENRLDKEILSLYREIAKARELLSYEKLTSLPANTTISFIGTYPNRTGLRIRKYKVDPDPQNKNRIKHSEEKSILLEFNGSVLSKVEVQVVTEDTEIEQKTKTKITDTSPLDTSLNDMVISFSGLDGTDSFPLSSLRNDDIKQERNDFKKDFYIKFLLDFHSQLASISALQKTGGNKNQKSMFKQLNQSLGY from the coding sequence ATGGAACACCTTCCGAAGTACCGGCTCCTACTACTCCTTAGTTTTTTCTCACTGAATGTCAGCCTTTTTGCAGAGTCTGACATTTCTGAAAAAGAAAATCGTTTAGACAAGGAAATCCTTAGCCTTTACCGAGAAATCGCTAAAGCTAGGGAGTTGTTGTCTTACGAAAAACTCACATCACTTCCAGCAAATACAACCATTAGTTTTATTGGAACTTATCCCAACAGAACAGGGCTACGCATTCGAAAATACAAAGTTGACCCAGACCCCCAAAACAAAAATCGAATCAAACATTCGGAAGAAAAATCGATCCTCCTAGAATTCAATGGATCTGTTCTCTCAAAAGTGGAAGTACAAGTAGTCACAGAAGACACCGAAATTGAACAAAAAACAAAAACAAAAATAACTGATACCTCACCTCTTGACACTTCCTTAAACGATATGGTGATTAGTTTTTCTGGCCTGGATGGAACCGACAGTTTCCCACTTTCTTCCCTTCGTAATGATGATATCAAACAAGAAAGAAACGATTTCAAAAAAGATTTTTATATCAAATTCCTTTTGGATTTTCATAGCCAATTGGCATCCATATCCGCCTTACAAAAAACAGGTGGAAATAAAAACCAAAAGTCAATGTTCAAACAACTAAATCAGTCTTTAGGGTATTAG
- the tpiA gene encoding triose-phosphate isomerase — translation MRKKIIAGNWKMNLTLAEASAITKGLVSATNSSSYEVMVFPSALHLETVSSLTKGSKLIVGAQNAYQSGLTAMTGEISPTQLKEIGIQTVLVGHSERRQFLGETSEFDNQKILFFLKAGLRVVYCVGETWAEREKGNTFSVLEDQIKKGLKDITSDLFSKLVIAYEPVWAIGTGKVATPVEAEEAHAFIRKEIGNLFVGAGSIAENIQILYGGSVKPDNIKELLAKPNIDGGLVGGASQKLDSFLGLLK, via the coding sequence ATGAGAAAGAAGATCATTGCAGGAAACTGGAAAATGAATTTAACCTTGGCGGAAGCTTCGGCCATCACCAAAGGTTTGGTTTCCGCAACTAACTCCTCTTCCTACGAAGTCATGGTTTTCCCAAGTGCTTTGCATTTGGAAACTGTATCTTCCCTAACCAAAGGATCGAAACTGATTGTAGGTGCACAGAATGCTTACCAATCAGGACTCACCGCGATGACAGGAGAAATTTCCCCTACCCAACTGAAAGAAATCGGAATCCAGACGGTACTTGTGGGTCACTCCGAAAGACGCCAATTCCTCGGAGAAACTTCCGAGTTTGACAACCAGAAGATATTATTCTTTTTAAAAGCAGGTCTCCGTGTTGTTTATTGTGTTGGAGAAACCTGGGCGGAAAGAGAAAAAGGAAACACCTTCTCTGTGTTAGAAGACCAAATTAAAAAAGGTCTGAAAGACATTACCAGTGACCTCTTCTCTAAACTGGTGATCGCTTATGAACCGGTTTGGGCGATTGGAACAGGAAAGGTAGCCACTCCTGTAGAAGCAGAAGAAGCACATGCCTTTATCCGCAAAGAGATTGGGAATTTGTTCGTAGGAGCGGGTTCAATCGCTGAGAACATTCAAATTCTTTATGGTGGTTCCGTAAAACCGGACAATATCAAAGAACTTCTCGCCAAACCAAATATTGACGGTGGCCTCGTGGGAGGAGCCAGTCAAAAATTAGATTCATTTTTAGGACTTTTAAAATAA